In the genome of Christensenella timonensis, one region contains:
- a CDS encoding glycyl-radical enzyme activating protein — MTQQLKTLEIERFAIHDGQGIRTTVFLQGCPLFCPWCANPESQKLKRQLRYMEHKCAMCGTCARVCPHGAVTMQEGKPVFDRDRCVVCGTCGRYCPAGAIVYAGDGMDVGDILKTVLRDKDYYDTTGGGLTVSGGEPFVQFDGFLELLKQAKRSGLNTAVETTGNVSEEKFIEAEPYIDTFLFDIKHYDADKLKQAVGGDLPLILKNLAYAVSKGADRVIARAPVIPGFNYDEESLRGIFGLVKKCGVKTVHLLPYHTLGRRKYEQLGWKYTMDDAKMVSKEELTPYQEMGENMGLTVQIGG, encoded by the coding sequence ATGACGCAACAGTTAAAAACACTAGAGATCGAACGGTTTGCGATACACGACGGACAGGGGATACGGACGACTGTTTTTTTGCAGGGATGCCCGCTCTTCTGTCCGTGGTGCGCAAACCCGGAATCACAAAAATTGAAACGGCAGCTCCGCTATATGGAACACAAATGCGCAATGTGCGGCACATGCGCGCGCGTATGCCCGCACGGCGCGGTCACGATGCAGGAAGGAAAGCCGGTTTTTGACCGCGATAGGTGCGTGGTATGCGGGACATGCGGCAGGTACTGCCCGGCAGGGGCGATCGTGTATGCGGGCGACGGTATGGATGTTGGGGATATCTTAAAAACCGTGCTGCGCGACAAGGACTATTATGATACGACAGGAGGCGGCCTGACGGTTTCCGGCGGGGAGCCGTTCGTCCAGTTCGACGGTTTTTTGGAGCTGTTGAAACAGGCGAAACGCTCGGGACTTAACACCGCGGTGGAAACGACGGGCAATGTTTCAGAGGAAAAGTTTATCGAGGCGGAGCCGTACATTGATACCTTTTTATTCGATATCAAGCATTACGATGCGGATAAACTGAAACAGGCGGTGGGCGGGGACTTGCCACTCATCCTGAAAAACCTCGCGTACGCGGTTTCAAAAGGGGCAGATCGCGTCATCGCACGTGCCCCGGTGATCCCGGGCTTCAACTATGACGAGGAATCGCTGCGCGGGATCTTCGGACTGGTAAAAAAATGCGGCGTGAAAACAGTCCATTTGCTTCCCTACCACACGCTGGGACGGCGCAAGTACGAGCAGCTCGGCTGGAAATATACGATGGACGACGCCAAGATGGTTTCAAAAGAAGAGTTAACGCCATATCAGGAAATGGGCGAAAACATGGGACTTACGGTACAAATAGGAGGCTAA
- a CDS encoding pyruvate formate lyase family protein, whose amino-acid sequence MAKFDVNGAQNVEVSKKLPCEKPLEKQLEIMEQYTAAHQAFTGQAKETREVECLKVLYPTLFREIEPEDKIIGRIDFLPIGFGCVTSLGGVGHYCVFSKLLAFKEELADESLKKRVDALYDYWLDHDVKTLYCKDVLTEDTIGRFIDVNYPMIATARLSGMMLDYQKLIDLGIGGLRKEIQEKMKGSPDNHFYTAALACLDLFVTCAEHLQNMAWRHMKGADAKRKKELQTIWDSLEKVKTDKPETFHQALQLFWLYALLAGVINYGRLDDYMGPFLQHDLKTGLITEDEAYEYVKSLWTMIENRRTTVNGRIIVGGRGRRNPQAADVFLHIAMKVAKNCRYVEPQFTLRITEDMSDQIWDEALDALGAGATYPTLYNDDVNVPAVMYGMRIDEKAAEQYVPFGCTEFVIQGQSTGTPNVCMNLLKLLTITLNEGVDPMDGQKKCGPVKIKPLSEFKTFDDLYDNYKELLNYYFDLAVDAQVYSYKLMNEQVSFLFTSILTDDCIARGKALLDGGVRYLGGTNETYGNINTSDALWAIKHLVYDTKKYTLKELNEAALKNFEGYGQIRKDCWECDKYGNDLDTADGMALDLYHFVSQGVRDRGIAAGMQYFLIVISNNQLNTEWGRKTAASLDGRYSGQYMNPANNPQGGANTNGPTAMLNSLAKFEAKYHGGSVQNIKFSPSMFNENREMIKALFKTYFKKGGCHLMVTVVNKGDLEDAVAHPENHQNLIVRVSGFSAVFVDLEPDIQQELMSRVLYDDKEA is encoded by the coding sequence ATGGCAAAATTTGACGTGAACGGCGCGCAGAATGTGGAAGTGAGTAAAAAACTTCCCTGCGAAAAACCACTTGAAAAACAACTAGAGATCATGGAACAGTATACGGCAGCGCATCAGGCGTTCACGGGGCAGGCGAAAGAAACGCGCGAAGTGGAATGCCTGAAAGTACTTTATCCGACGCTGTTTCGCGAAATAGAACCGGAGGATAAGATCATCGGGCGGATCGACTTTTTGCCCATTGGTTTTGGCTGCGTCACATCGCTGGGCGGGGTAGGGCACTATTGCGTATTTAGCAAGCTGCTTGCTTTTAAAGAGGAGCTTGCGGATGAAAGCCTGAAAAAGCGTGTGGACGCCCTGTACGATTACTGGCTCGATCACGACGTAAAAACGCTTTACTGCAAGGACGTACTGACCGAAGATACCATCGGGCGTTTTATCGACGTCAACTATCCGATGATCGCGACGGCGCGCCTGTCGGGTATGATGCTCGATTACCAGAAGCTGATCGATCTTGGGATCGGCGGCCTGAGAAAAGAAATACAGGAGAAGATGAAAGGATCGCCGGACAACCACTTTTATACGGCGGCGCTTGCGTGCCTCGACCTGTTCGTGACATGCGCGGAGCATTTGCAGAATATGGCGTGGCGCCATATGAAAGGCGCGGACGCGAAGCGTAAAAAAGAGCTTCAGACCATCTGGGACAGCCTGGAAAAGGTGAAAACCGACAAGCCGGAAACGTTCCACCAGGCATTGCAGCTTTTCTGGCTGTATGCGCTGCTGGCGGGCGTAATCAACTACGGCCGCCTGGACGACTATATGGGGCCGTTTTTGCAGCATGACCTCAAGACGGGGCTGATCACCGAGGATGAAGCTTATGAATATGTAAAATCCTTATGGACGATGATCGAAAACCGCCGGACGACGGTCAACGGGCGTATCATTGTGGGCGGCCGCGGACGGCGCAACCCACAGGCGGCGGATGTATTTTTGCACATCGCGATGAAAGTGGCAAAAAACTGCCGTTATGTGGAGCCGCAGTTCACGCTGCGCATCACGGAGGATATGTCCGACCAGATCTGGGATGAAGCGCTGGACGCGCTGGGAGCGGGCGCTACCTATCCGACGCTTTACAACGACGATGTGAATGTGCCTGCCGTTATGTACGGTATGCGCATAGACGAGAAGGCTGCGGAGCAGTATGTGCCGTTCGGCTGTACGGAGTTCGTCATCCAGGGACAGAGCACGGGCACGCCCAATGTGTGCATGAACCTTTTAAAGCTGCTGACGATCACCCTAAACGAGGGCGTAGACCCAATGGACGGGCAGAAAAAATGCGGCCCGGTGAAGATCAAACCTTTGAGCGAGTTTAAGACGTTTGACGACCTGTACGATAACTATAAGGAGCTGCTCAATTACTACTTCGACCTTGCGGTCGACGCGCAGGTATATTCGTACAAGCTGATGAACGAGCAGGTATCGTTCCTGTTCACCAGCATTTTGACGGACGACTGCATTGCGCGCGGTAAGGCGCTTTTAGACGGAGGGGTACGCTACCTCGGCGGTACGAACGAGACATACGGCAACATCAACACGTCGGACGCGCTGTGGGCTATCAAGCACCTCGTATACGATACGAAAAAGTATACGCTCAAGGAGCTGAACGAGGCGGCGCTTAAAAATTTCGAGGGCTACGGCCAGATACGCAAGGATTGCTGGGAATGCGACAAATACGGCAACGACCTCGATACCGCGGACGGCATGGCGCTTGACCTGTACCATTTTGTCTCGCAGGGCGTGCGCGACAGGGGAATCGCGGCAGGGATGCAGTATTTCCTGATCGTGATCTCCAACAACCAGCTCAATACGGAATGGGGCAGAAAGACGGCGGCTTCCCTTGACGGGCGTTACAGCGGGCAGTACATGAACCCGGCCAACAACCCGCAGGGCGGCGCCAATACCAACGGCCCCACGGCGATGCTCAACTCGCTGGCGAAGTTTGAAGCCAAATACCACGGCGGTTCGGTACAGAACATCAAATTCTCCCCGTCTATGTTCAATGAGAACAGGGAGATGATCAAGGCGCTGTTCAAGACGTATTTTAAAAAGGGCGGCTGCCACCTGATGGTCACGGTGGTAAACAAGGGAGACCTTGAGGATGCGGTCGCGCATCCGGAGAACCACCAAAACCTCATCGTGCGCGTGAGCGGGTTCTCGGCGGTGTTCGTAGACCTCGAACCGGATATCCAGCAGGAACTGATGAGCAGGGTACTTTACGACGATAAGGAAGCATAA
- a CDS encoding N-acetylmannosamine-6-phosphate 2-epimerase — MKTTDARKKAILESFKNGLIVSCQVQKDDPIYSEEMVVKMAEAAKWAGAVGIRANTPEQIRSIKDKVDLPMIGLYKIWHDNTDVFITPTLEAAVQVWEAGAEIIAMDCTNQINHLGKPAYELLPIVKKEIPEAMLFADVSNYEEARRAIDNGADIVGPTLYGYTKETKHIELPDLREFARMCREMGDEAYMVMEGHIYTPEDAMKCIYLGAHAVVVGSAITRPHLTAKRFVDLLGGYQDNWREAERKKH, encoded by the coding sequence ATGAAAACAACTGACGCAAGAAAAAAAGCAATATTGGAATCATTTAAAAACGGACTGATCGTGTCCTGCCAGGTGCAAAAAGACGACCCGATCTATTCGGAAGAGATGGTCGTAAAGATGGCGGAAGCCGCTAAATGGGCAGGCGCGGTGGGTATCCGTGCCAACACCCCGGAGCAGATCCGTTCCATCAAGGATAAAGTGGATCTGCCGATGATCGGTTTATACAAGATCTGGCACGACAATACGGACGTGTTCATCACGCCGACACTGGAAGCTGCGGTGCAGGTATGGGAAGCGGGCGCGGAGATCATCGCCATGGACTGTACGAACCAGATCAACCATCTGGGGAAACCGGCGTACGAGCTTTTGCCTATCGTTAAAAAGGAGATCCCCGAAGCGATGCTCTTTGCGGACGTCTCCAACTACGAAGAGGCGAGGCGCGCGATCGATAACGGCGCAGATATCGTAGGGCCGACGCTTTACGGATACACGAAGGAAACAAAGCACATCGAGCTGCCCGACCTGCGCGAGTTTGCGCGTATGTGCCGCGAAATGGGCGATGAAGCGTACATGGTGATGGAAGGCCACATCTATACGCCGGAAGATGCAATGAAATGTATTTATCTGGGCGCGCACGCCGTTGTGGTGGGCAGCGCAATCACACGGCCGCACCTGACCGCAAAACGCTTTGTAGACTTGCTGGGCGGCTACCAGGACAACTGGCGCGAGGCGGAACGCAAAAAGCACTAA
- a CDS encoding lectin like domain-containing protein produces the protein MSKTRQSKIMRLAALLAVCCLLLGGGVGFAQPNTVEEVEISASSWTLYDDTEIYLICPTPGAVVRYTLDGADPTETSEIYDPDTPLLAGDIAQAHTAGGFLLKARAYLDTEAGNITEQQFTQVLCAPVTFAPDSGFYTDGTQIGLACTTPGSQIWYTTDGADPFTAGTLYTDAITIADGMEVNAFAKAAGYQDGEIAQAWYGTDGVDAYEPNDTLKEAAPITIPANIRATISNGSDLDYYSFALPQGGRTQLVLTQPQDESFFYKYELRLFDGDWNKIDVVMDSTDVRIVRYLAPGTYYVMVKSGDHSYSKAEYGLSISALESDRYDFSEYNLVNAAFHPDSRFAFDRGRRGDILSPAAAYTSAACLSRWDGYLTEQQDPYVLYYTEDDIVDRSDSFYHTGIAAYRLKDMLLLPQRMDALDNSYYKNAIYTYGALYCGIMEEEEYYRENKTYFYHPPELTDGSGHAVTIVGWDDSIPKEQFAVQVGGEEYVPEYDGAFLAKNSYGETRGKEGYFYISYCSGYFSNNPAAVMKAEPRRQDVNVLYMHDPYGYTGFIDGEAPFGGGEMWAKNVFTASSGQTLKSVSFYALGMEQEYDIWIGINGEEIPAASGVHQHAGYYTVDVREGIRLEKGTEFSVTVRQKNIDGKQVTAALERPAAGYASRATAKAGQSFLRIDGGEWQDISQELSANNCIKVYACDEAAGDDAIVTEETGGDAAGVQADTMQTMSLPEIQNGAFAGEDGAVPAFLPAAFDLRNIGAVTSVKSQGNPPTCWTFATMGSSESVLLKAGSGFDTGISIAAHAQTTGIEAGGNAVAAATVQQPSGNGGKVYWQFSGDLGAVELKNRVSESGQSVVLFAARHKGTVRATAVSAADGTKTADIVFEVREKEEPASSQETGGDGGEEGGKARPKAPLTRDTRSLIPLALLAGNAGLCIALAAGWLQYKRR, from the coding sequence ATGAGCAAAACAAGGCAAAGCAAAATAATGCGTCTGGCGGCCCTGCTGGCCGTATGTTGCCTGCTGCTGGGCGGCGGCGTGGGATTTGCCCAGCCAAACACGGTAGAAGAAGTAGAAATATCTGCCTCTTCCTGGACACTTTATGACGATACGGAAATCTACCTGATATGTCCGACGCCGGGCGCTGTTGTTCGATATACGCTGGACGGCGCCGACCCAACGGAAACAAGCGAGATATATGACCCCGATACGCCGCTTTTAGCGGGGGATATCGCGCAGGCGCATACTGCGGGTGGTTTTCTTTTGAAAGCGCGCGCATACCTTGATACGGAAGCGGGAAATATTACAGAACAACAGTTTACGCAGGTATTATGCGCGCCGGTAACCTTTGCTCCGGACAGCGGCTTTTATACGGACGGTACCCAGATAGGGCTCGCCTGCACGACTCCGGGTTCACAAATATGGTATACCACGGACGGCGCCGATCCCTTTACCGCGGGAACGCTGTATACGGATGCTATAACGATTGCAGATGGTATGGAGGTCAACGCATTTGCAAAGGCGGCAGGCTACCAGGATGGTGAAATAGCGCAGGCCTGGTATGGTACGGACGGCGTCGATGCATACGAACCAAACGATACGCTGAAAGAGGCGGCGCCAATCACGATTCCTGCAAATATCCGCGCGACGATATCGAATGGAAGCGACCTGGATTATTATTCTTTTGCTTTGCCGCAGGGGGGGCGAACGCAGCTCGTGCTCACACAGCCGCAGGATGAAAGCTTCTTTTATAAGTATGAGCTGCGGCTTTTTGACGGAGATTGGAATAAGATTGACGTTGTCATGGACAGCACCGATGTCAGGATTGTGCGTTACCTGGCACCGGGAACCTATTATGTAATGGTAAAAAGCGGAGACCATTCGTATTCCAAGGCAGAGTATGGATTAAGTATATCGGCTTTGGAAAGCGATCGTTATGATTTTTCCGAATATAACCTGGTGAATGCTGCATTTCACCCGGATTCACGATTTGCCTTTGACCGGGGCCGGCGCGGGGACATCTTGAGCCCTGCGGCTGCCTATACGTCGGCGGCCTGCCTCTCGCGCTGGGATGGCTACCTGACGGAACAGCAGGATCCCTATGTACTCTATTACACCGAGGATGATATCGTTGACCGGTCGGATTCCTTTTACCATACGGGCATAGCGGCGTACCGCCTCAAGGACATGCTCCTGCTGCCGCAGCGCATGGACGCCCTTGACAATAGCTATTATAAAAATGCGATCTATACATATGGCGCGCTTTACTGCGGCATCATGGAAGAAGAGGAATATTACAGGGAAAACAAAACATATTTTTACCATCCGCCGGAGCTTACGGACGGTTCGGGGCATGCGGTCACGATCGTGGGCTGGGACGACAGCATCCCCAAAGAGCAATTTGCGGTACAGGTAGGCGGAGAGGAATATGTTCCTGAATACGACGGCGCATTCCTCGCGAAAAACAGCTACGGCGAAACAAGGGGGAAGGAGGGGTATTTCTATATCTCCTATTGCAGCGGATATTTTTCGAATAATCCGGCGGCCGTGATGAAGGCAGAGCCGCGCAGACAGGATGTCAACGTGTTGTACATGCACGATCCATACGGCTATACCGGGTTCATTGATGGGGAAGCCCCGTTTGGGGGCGGCGAAATGTGGGCGAAAAATGTCTTTACGGCATCTTCCGGCCAGACGCTCAAGTCCGTATCGTTTTACGCATTGGGCATGGAGCAGGAATACGATATTTGGATCGGGATCAACGGGGAAGAGATTCCTGCGGCAAGCGGCGTCCATCAGCATGCAGGGTACTATACGGTGGATGTGCGGGAAGGGATCAGGCTGGAAAAGGGGACGGAATTTTCCGTGACGGTAAGGCAGAAAAACATCGACGGGAAACAGGTGACGGCCGCCCTGGAAAGGCCCGCGGCAGGTTATGCCTCCCGCGCGACGGCTAAGGCGGGACAAAGCTTCCTGCGCATAGACGGCGGGGAATGGCAGGATATTTCACAAGAGCTTTCCGCCAATAATTGCATCAAAGTTTATGCCTGCGACGAAGCGGCGGGGGACGATGCGATCGTGACGGAGGAAACGGGCGGGGATGCTGCGGGAGTGCAGGCGGATACCATGCAAACGATGTCTTTGCCGGAAATACAAAATGGGGCGTTTGCCGGTGAAGATGGCGCTGTGCCTGCTTTTTTGCCTGCGGCGTTTGATTTGCGGAACATCGGTGCGGTCACGTCCGTAAAAAGCCAAGGGAATCCGCCGACCTGTTGGACGTTTGCAACAATGGGGAGCAGCGAAAGCGTGCTGCTGAAAGCGGGATCCGGGTTCGATACAGGCATATCCATTGCCGCGCATGCACAAACGACAGGCATTGAGGCCGGTGGAAACGCGGTGGCGGCAGCCACTGTGCAGCAGCCGTCAGGCAATGGCGGCAAGGTATACTGGCAGTTTTCAGGAGACCTCGGCGCGGTGGAGCTCAAAAACAGGGTGAGCGAGAGCGGCCAAAGCGTCGTACTGTTCGCTGCCCGCCATAAAGGGACGGTCAGGGCAACGGCGGTCAGTGCTGCCGACGGAACCAAAACGGCTGACATCGTCTTTGAGGTCAGGGAAAAGGAAGAACCGGCGTCCTCGCAGGAAACAGGCGGCGACGGCGGGGAGGAAGGCGGCAAGGCGCGTCCCAAAGCCCCGCTGACGCGGGATACGAGGAGCCTTATACCTCTTGCTTTGTTGGCGGGCAATGCAGGATTGTGCATCGCGCTGGCGGCAGGATGGCTGCAATACAAAAGAAGATAA
- a CDS encoding DeoR/GlpR family DNA-binding transcription regulator, with protein MIASERKLYIMNCLNEKGIINLKEIAKELSISEITVRRDFEKLEKEGKLRRVQGGAALEEVLEDAELTMKERISINMDEKRRVAKYAAGLVEDGDCVFVDAGTSMVPLAENLVNKRIRLVTCNELILRKVTNPAAEIIVVGGKFLPYYSMTVGPIAQDVLKQFHFSLSFIGCTGIDAQQGVVYTTETESMLMKRIALENTDRCVLLMDDSKLQVRGFLKFAEVADFSTVVCNGSPPEGEMPDNIVFV; from the coding sequence ATGATTGCTTCTGAACGTAAATTGTACATCATGAATTGCTTGAATGAAAAGGGGATCATCAACTTAAAAGAGATCGCCAAGGAGCTTTCCATTTCAGAAATCACCGTGCGCCGGGATTTTGAGAAGCTGGAAAAGGAAGGAAAATTGAGGCGTGTGCAGGGCGGCGCGGCACTGGAAGAGGTGCTTGAGGACGCAGAGCTCACAATGAAGGAAAGAATATCCATCAACATGGATGAAAAACGCCGGGTGGCAAAATACGCCGCCGGCCTCGTGGAGGACGGGGACTGCGTTTTTGTCGATGCGGGAACGAGCATGGTACCTCTGGCAGAAAACCTGGTGAATAAGCGGATCCGGTTGGTTACATGCAACGAACTGATCCTGCGCAAGGTAACTAACCCGGCAGCCGAAATCATCGTTGTGGGAGGGAAATTCCTGCCTTACTACAGCATGACGGTCGGCCCGATCGCGCAGGACGTGTTGAAGCAGTTCCATTTCAGCCTTTCATTCATCGGCTGTACGGGGATCGACGCACAGCAGGGGGTCGTTTATACGACGGAGACGGAAAGTATGCTGATGAAGCGGATCGCCCTTGAAAATACAGACCGCTGCGTGCTGCTGATGGACGACAGCAAGCTGCAGGTGCGCGGGTTCCTGAAGTTTGCGGAAGTCGCGGATTTTTCCACGGTGGTGTGCAATGGCAGCCCGCCGGAAGGCGAGATGCCGGATAATATTGTGTTCGTATAA
- a CDS encoding ROK family protein, whose translation MKYYLGIDLGGTNIAAGVVDENYNIIARHSIPTGAHRSFEEIVADIGRAAKEVAEKAGLPLSSFTSLGVGSPSYINPKTGLLVFANNMNWRNVPLIEEIKKHIDRPAFVCNDADCAALGEALAGAAKGYKNALMVTLGTGVGGGMILNGKIFKGADGAGFEPGHTVIVYGGVRCTCGKKGCLESYGSATGLINQTKMAMQEHPESLMHKFSKDHGGEVDGRTAFESAKQGDKAARCVVDQYISYVAVGIGNLVTVLRPEIVIVGGGICNQREFLLDPLNEKLQDYVFGAADVGAPKAVAATLGNDAGIIGAALLEECME comes from the coding sequence ATGAAATATTATTTGGGGATCGACCTCGGCGGCACAAATATCGCGGCGGGCGTGGTTGACGAAAATTACAATATCATTGCCCGGCACAGTATTCCGACTGGCGCGCACCGTTCTTTTGAAGAGATCGTCGCAGACATAGGGCGCGCGGCAAAGGAAGTGGCGGAAAAAGCGGGCTTGCCGCTTTCGTCGTTTACCTCGCTCGGTGTGGGGAGCCCCAGCTATATCAATCCCAAAACGGGCCTTTTGGTATTTGCAAATAATATGAACTGGCGCAATGTGCCCCTCATAGAGGAGATCAAAAAGCATATCGACCGGCCTGCGTTTGTGTGTAACGACGCAGATTGCGCGGCGCTGGGCGAAGCGCTCGCGGGAGCGGCCAAAGGGTATAAAAACGCGCTGATGGTAACGCTTGGAACGGGCGTGGGCGGCGGTATGATCCTGAACGGAAAGATATTCAAAGGCGCTGATGGCGCAGGTTTCGAGCCGGGCCATACTGTCATCGTATACGGCGGCGTGCGGTGTACGTGCGGCAAAAAAGGCTGCCTGGAATCTTACGGCAGCGCAACGGGGCTCATCAACCAGACAAAAATGGCCATGCAGGAACATCCGGAATCCCTCATGCACAAATTTTCCAAAGACCACGGGGGCGAGGTAGATGGCCGCACGGCTTTTGAATCGGCAAAACAGGGAGATAAGGCCGCGCGCTGCGTCGTAGACCAATATATTTCGTATGTTGCGGTCGGTATCGGAAACCTGGTCACCGTGCTGCGCCCCGAAATTGTGATCGTGGGAGGCGGCATCTGCAACCAGCGGGAGTTTCTTTTGGATCCGCTTAATGAAAAGCTGCAGGATTATGTCTTTGGCGCAGCGGATGTGGGCGCGCCCAAAGCGGTCGCCGCGACACTGGGGAACGACGCGGGAATTATCGGCGCGGCGCTGCTCGAAGAATGCATGGAATAA
- a CDS encoding type I phosphomannose isomerase catalytic subunit, with the protein MGIVKLSPAFKDYLWGGEKLKTKYNKQTNLRPLAESWELSTHPDGQSTVVTGKYAGCTFSEYLAGIGKPAWGTNAQEFEDFPVLIKFIDAKQSLSIQVHPSDEYALRVEREYGKTEMWYILDCEIGAYLYFGVAHEITKEEFGKAIEDDTLCGLLKRVPVKKGDVFFIPAGTVHAIGAGIMICEIQQNSNSTYRVYDFGRRDKQGNLRELHIDKALAVSNLQPSERSVSGKKWMDGCGAAHTALASCPYFTTELITSTGQVVVHAGEESFVSLVILEGAGTAACGDDRIDFLAGDSLFVPASSGKVTVMGECALIKTTV; encoded by the coding sequence ATGGGTATCGTAAAGTTAAGCCCGGCCTTTAAGGACTATCTTTGGGGCGGGGAAAAGCTGAAAACAAAATATAACAAGCAAACGAACCTGCGGCCGCTTGCGGAAAGCTGGGAATTGTCCACGCATCCGGACGGCCAGAGCACAGTGGTGACGGGGAAATATGCGGGCTGTACGTTTTCGGAATACCTTGCCGGAATAGGGAAGCCTGCGTGGGGAACAAACGCGCAGGAATTTGAGGACTTCCCGGTACTGATCAAATTCATCGATGCAAAGCAGTCCCTTTCCATACAGGTGCATCCCAGCGACGAATATGCGCTGCGTGTCGAGCGCGAATACGGCAAGACGGAAATGTGGTACATCCTGGATTGTGAGATCGGCGCATATCTATACTTTGGCGTTGCGCACGAAATCACCAAAGAAGAGTTCGGAAAGGCGATCGAAGATGATACGCTGTGCGGTCTGCTTAAGCGCGTGCCTGTCAAAAAGGGCGATGTGTTTTTTATCCCGGCCGGGACGGTACACGCCATCGGCGCGGGCATCATGATCTGCGAGATCCAGCAGAATTCAAATTCCACCTACCGCGTATACGATTTCGGGCGGCGCGATAAGCAGGGGAACCTGCGTGAGCTGCACATCGATAAAGCGCTTGCCGTGAGTAATTTGCAGCCCTCGGAGAGAAGCGTGTCAGGAAAAAAATGGATGGATGGGTGCGGCGCGGCGCATACGGCGCTTGCAAGCTGCCCGTATTTCACGACAGAGCTCATTACAAGTACGGGACAGGTAGTAGTTCATGCGGGAGAAGAAAGCTTTGTATCGCTGGTGATCCTTGAAGGCGCAGGCACAGCGGCCTGCGGGGATGACAGGATCGACTTTTTGGCGGGCGACAGCCTGTTTGTTCCGGCAAGCAGCGGGAAGGTCACGGTCATGGGCGAGTGCGCGCTCATTAAGACGACGGTATAG
- the dut gene encoding dUTP diphosphatase gives MEKKRVNIKKLKREAIIPTYGSEFSAGADLYACVEEDMILKPGDTRLIPTGIALEIPAGYAGLIYARSGIATKRGLAPANKVGVVDSDYRGEVLVSLHNHSQEAQMVAPGERIAQLVVTPVLAVDFCEVEELEETRRAGGGFGSTGK, from the coding sequence ATGGAAAAGAAAAGGGTAAACATCAAAAAGTTGAAAAGAGAAGCCATCATCCCCACCTATGGCTCGGAATTTTCCGCGGGAGCGGATCTTTATGCATGTGTAGAAGAGGATATGATTTTAAAGCCGGGCGATACGCGGCTCATCCCCACGGGCATCGCGCTCGAGATACCGGCCGGCTATGCGGGCCTCATTTACGCGCGCAGCGGCATTGCGACAAAGCGCGGCCTTGCCCCGGCAAACAAGGTAGGCGTTGTGGACAGCGATTACCGCGGCGAGGTGCTGGTATCCCTTCATAACCATTCGCAGGAGGCGCAGATGGTCGCCCCCGGCGAGCGGATCGCGCAGCTTGTGGTCACGCCGGTGCTGGCAGTCGATTTTTGCGAAGTGGAAGAGCTGGAAGAAACGCGGCGTGCAGGCGGCGGGTTCGGCTCCACGGGGAAATAG